NNNNNNNNNNNNNNNNNNNNNNNNNNNNNNNNNNNNNNNNNNNNNNNNNNNNNNNNNNNNNNNNNNNNNNNNNNNNNNNNNNNNNNNNNNNNNNNNNNNNNNNNNNNNNNNNNNNNNNNNNNNNNNNNNNNNNNNNNNNNNNNNNNNNNNNNNNNNNNNNNNNNNNNNNNNNNNNNNNNNNNNNNNNNNNNNNNNNNNNNNNNNNNNNNCCGAGGTAACGAGTCCTCGCCGACGGCTTCGCTAAGCGCCGGCACCTGAGCCCGTTTGCCTCTTCATCCACTAGCCACTGGTTGCGGATGCAGTGCCGGtttgcttttcttccttctaCTCACTAGAATGCTTAANNNNNNNNNNNNNNNNNNNNNNNNNNNNNNNNNNNNNNNNNNNNNNNNNNNNNNNNNNNNNNNNNNNNNNNNNNNNNNNNNNNNNNNNNNNNNNNNNNNNNNNNNNNNNNNNNNNNNNNNNNNNNNNNNNNNNNNNNNNNNNNNNNNNNNNNNNNNNNNNNNNNNNNNNNNNNNNNNNNNNNNNNNNNNNNNNNNNNNNNNNNNNNNNNNNNNNNNNNNNNNNNNNNNNNNNNNNNNNNNNNNNNNNNNNNNNNNNNNNNNNNNNNNNNNNNNNNNNNNNNNNNNNNNNNNNNNNNNNNNNNNNNNNNNNNNNNNNNNNNNNNNNNNNNNNNNNNNNNNNNNNNNNNNNNNNNNNNNNNNNNNNNNNNNNNNNNNNNNNNNNNNNNNNNNNNNNNNNNNNNNNNNNNNNNNNNNNNNNNNNNNNNNNNNNNNNNNNNNNNNNNNNNNNNNNNNNNNNNNNNNNNNNNNNNNNNNNNNNNNNNNNNNNNNNNNNNNNNNNNNNNNNNNNNNNNNNNNNNNNNNNNNNNNNNNNNNNNNNNNNNNNNNNNNNNNNNNNNNNNNNNNNNNNNNNNNNNNNNNNNNNNNNNNNNNNNNNNNNNNNNNNNNNNNNNNNNNNNNNNNNNNNNNNNNNNNNNNNNNNNNNNNNNNNNNNNNNNNNNNNNNNNNNNNNNNNNNNNNNNNNNNNNNNNNNNNNNNNNNNNNNNNNNNNNNNNNNNNNNNNNNNNNNNNNNNNNNNNNNCGCGCACGTGAAAAATCCCTCCGGAAACGCAAGCAAACCCACGACTCCAAAATGCGNNNNNNNNNNNNNNNNNNNNNNNNNNNNNNNNNNNNNNNNNNNNNNNNNNNNNNNNNNNNNNNNNNNNNNNNGCAtctacccccccaccctccacgcCCCAACCCCCCGAGCGCCGCCGTCACGCTCTCACCTCCTCAAACCCCCGAGTCACCATCACCTCCTCAAACCCCCGAGTCACCATCACCTCCTCAAACCCCCGAGTCACCATCACCTCCTCAAACCCCCGAGTCACCATCACCTCCTCAAACCCCCGAGTCACCATCACCTCCTCAAACCCCCGAGTCACCATCACCTCCTCAAACCCCCGAGTCACCATCACCTCCTCAAACCCCCGAGTCACCATCAGCCGCACCATCACCAGCGATCACAATAAGAGACTTGGGGTCCGATGGCCGGTGGCATGCGATATATGCATCGTCTTCCCGTGTTATAGCAACCAATTTCCTCGCCATTATGGTTGAGGCGACGTCATCTAGGTTTCCCGGACGCACATGAAATACACACacgaacgtacacacacaaaaacagctaAAAAGTAATGACTCAGTTACTTTAACGCATCGATGAAGTCATCCACAGAACAATCGAATTTAACAAGTGAACGTAAAAATatcagagaaagacaaggagagtgAAAGCATGACAAACTATTCAATACAGAAGCAACGAAGCAATTGCAAGATCGCACCCTTGTTTCCGGGTCATCAGGCCTCGCTCATTTCGACGAAATCACGGGCCGCGACGTGTCCAGTGCTGATCACGCTCCAATTGGGGTATTTCGTGCACGCGATTGTGTGTGAGACAGGGATTGTATATGNNNNNNNNNNNNNNNNNNNNNNNNNNNNNNNNNNNNNNNNNNNNNNNNNNNNNNNNNNNNNNNNNNNNNNNNNNNNNNNNNNNNNNNNNNNNNNNNNNNNNNNNNNNNNNNNNNNNNNNNNNNNNNNNNNNNNNNNNNNNNNNNNNNNNNNNNNNNNNNNNNNNNNNNNNNNNNNNNNNNNNNNNNNNNNNNNNNNNNNNNNNNNNNNNNNNNNNNNNNTGtaggaaaaagacagacagagaaaaagcggCAATCCGCGCACAAGCCAGCGGGGGCGTGAGGCGCGAGGCAACAGAAAGAGGCTACACGCAAGTTTGCCTTCAACTCCGAACACCAAAGGGAAAGACCTTctgatgtttgtgttttatgcATTACCTCTCGAGGAATGTGAGAGGGAAAAAGTTAAANNNNNNNNNNNNNNNNNNNNNNNNNNNNNNNNNNNNNNNNNNNNNNNNNNNNNNNNNNNNNNNNNNNNNNNNNNNNNNNNNNNNNNNNNNNNNNNNNNNNNNNNNNNNNNNNNNNNNNNNNNNNNNNNNNNNNNNNNNNNNNNNNNNNNNNNNNNNNNNNNNNNNNNNNNNNNNNNNNNNNNNNNNNNNNNNNNNNNNNNNNNNNNNNNNNNNNNNNNNNNNNNNNNNNNNNNNNNNNNNNNNNNNNNNNNNNNNNNNNNNNNNNNNNNNNNNNNNNNNNNNNNNNNNNNNNNNNNNNNNNNNNNNNNNNNNNNNNNNNNNNNNNNNNNNNNNNNNNNNNNNNNNNNNNNNNNNNNNNNNNNNNNNNNNNNNNNNNNNNNNNNNNNNNNNNNNNNNNNNNNNNNNNNNNNNNNNNNNNNNNNNNNTCCCACTACAACACCTTGCAAACAACTCCAACTCCCTTCGCTCTCCACAACCGCAAAAACGGACGCCAACAAATCAACCGCCTAAATCACCAGATCCACTCCGTAGATCCGGAAGGCGAGGACATTGTGAGGAAATTGCCTCGCGAGGAGAGGATGCCACGGCTGCCTCTTCGGCCGCGGAAGGAGGACGAGGCTTGCAACGCAGGCGGTAACAGAAGGcccgcagacagacagacacggaaaGAACAAGCTCAGGACAGACAGCGATGGGAAAAACAAGCCCACNNNNNNNNNNNNNNNNNNNNNNNNNNNNNNNNNNNNNNNNNNNNNNNNNNNNNNNNNNNNNNNNNNNNNNNNNNNNNNNNNNNNNNNNNNNNNNNNNNNNNNNNNNNNNNNNNNNNNNNNNNNNNNNNNNNNNNNNNNNNNNNNNNNNNNNNNNNNNNNNNNNNNNNNNNNNNNNNNNNNNNNCGTGCGAGTCAAACGGTGCGGTTGGCAGCGAGGCAAAGAAATTCCTGGTGTTCGACGCGGTATTATTCTCTGGTCTTTTTTTGCGTGCAATTTTGCAACAATGTAGCTTTGCATAATCGCTCTCGCTGACGGTCGCTTTCGGGGAACTTTTAAGGAATGGCTGGTGCGCGAAGACAAGAACGATCACTGAAAGTACGGGTAGAATTCGGAGAAAATAAACTGACAAATAGAAGTAatgccaataaaaataaaaaatgatgatgatgacctaaTCAATCACAAAATAAAACCGTAGCTATTCAGTAAAAtgatacaaacacaaaataatacacTTAACATAAGCACAATAATTCAACCCTNNNNNNNNNNNNNNNNNNNNGTGGTCCTTTCCCTCCAATCACAGCAGGAGTCGCCACCGGAGTCCTCCTCGAGCGGCGCCACCAGAGTCCTCCTCGAGCGGCGCCACCAGAGTCCTCCTCGAGCGGCGCCACCAGAGTCCTCCTCGAGCGGCGCCACCAGAGTCCTCCTCGAGCGGCGCCACCAGAGTCCTCCTCGAGCGGCGCCACCAGAGTCCTCCTCGAGCGGCGCCACCAGAGTCCTCCTCGAGCGGCGCCACCAGAGTCCTCCTCGAGCGGCGCCACCAGAGTCCTCCTCGAGCGGCGCCACCAGAGTCCTCCTCGAGCGGCCGCACGGAGGATGGAACAAAGCTCATTTACGGCGCTTATGAAATCtagcctcctcttcccccttcgcgCGCACGGTGTGATCATTGTCCCGCGACGCCTGAACAATCAGCGCCGCCATTCACGCTGCTGAACAATGGAACTCGCCGAGAGTGTCCCGNNNNNNNNNNNNNNNNNNNNNNNNNNNNNNNNNNNNNNNNNNNNNNNNNNNNNNNNNNNNNNNNNNNNNNNNNNNNNNNNNNNNNNNNNNNNNNNNNNNNNNNNNNNNNNNNNNNNNNNNNNNNNNNNNNNNNNNNNNNNNNNNNNNNNNNNNNNNNNNNNNNNNNNNNNNNNNNNNNNNNNNNNNNNNNNNNNNNNNNNNNNNNNNNNNNNNNNNNNNNNNNNNNNNNNNNNNNNNNNNNNNNNNNNNNNNNNNNNNNNNNNNNNNNNNNNNNNNNNNNNNNNNNNNNNNNNNNNNNNNNNNNNNNNNNNNNNNNNNNNNNNNNNNNNNNNNNNNNNNNNNNNNNNNNNNNNNNNNNNNNNNNNNNNNNNNNNNNNNNNNNNNNNNNNNNNNNNNNNNNNNNNNNNNNNNNNNNNNNNNNNNNNNNNNNNNNNNNNNNNNNNNNNNNNNNNNNNNNNNNNNNNNNNNNNNNNNNNNNNNNNNNNNNNNNNNNNNNNNNNNNNNNNNNNNNNNNNNNNNNNNNNNNNNNNNNNNNNNNNNNNNNNNNNNNNNNNNNNNNNNNNNNNNNNNNNNNNNNNNNNNNNNNNNNNNNNNNNNNNNNNNNNNNNNNNNNNNNNNNNNNNNNNNNNNNNNNNNNNNNNNNNNNNNNNNNNNNNNNNNNNNNNNNNNNNNNNNNNNNNNNNNNNNNNNNNNNNNNNNNNNNNNNNNNNNNNNNNNNNNNNNNNNNNNNNNNNNNNNNNNNNNNNNNNNNNNNNNNNNNNNNNNNNNNCCACCGAGTAAACAGCGACAAAGAGCGTCCTTTCCCGCTACGCCTCGTTACGCCTCCGTCAGCCGCCATGACCTCGGCNNNNNNNNNNNNNNNNNNNNNNNNNNNNNGGGACCGTGACAACGGGAGCGACTCGGGCACGAACGCCATTCAGCGCTGTTCCGCCCGCCTCCAGCTCGACGCTCCAGAGGAAACGAATCGCACGCGCGCCATGCAGGTCAGGGCGGCGCATGCGGGCCCCCCGAGAACTTGGATGCACACACGCGGACATGCTAGTTTGCACAAATTCAAAGGTacgcacatgtatgcatgtatttgcttTAATTANNNNNNNNNNNNNNNNNNNNNNNNNNNNNNNNNNNNNNNNNNNNNNNNNNNNNNNNNNNNNNNNNNNNNNNNNNNNNNNNNNNNNNNNNNNNNNNNNNNNNNNNNNNNNNNNNNNNNNNNNNN
This Penaeus monodon isolate SGIC_2016 chromosome 19, NSTDA_Pmon_1, whole genome shotgun sequence DNA region includes the following protein-coding sequences:
- the LOC119585353 gene encoding sulfated surface glycoprotein 185-like; this translates as MAIEISAGISKGDRSQVSEGSRSWVACLASAAVTLSPPQTPESPSPPQTPESPSPPQTPESPSPPQTPESPSPPQTPESPSPPQTPESPSPPQTPESPSPPQTPESPSAAPSPAITIRDLGSDGRWHAIYASSSRVIATNFLAIMVEATSSRFPGRT